The Schistocerca gregaria isolate iqSchGreg1 chromosome 1, iqSchGreg1.2, whole genome shotgun sequence genome includes a window with the following:
- the LOC126341434 gene encoding uncharacterized protein LOC126341434 yields MEPNGVKRSWMDENFMLDVLRTANSSGLTIDKFDVTTALSPGNNYISEIYRVIIETSDHQVRSVIVKCLPTAEYNLKFIADSRLFEKETLFYSETLPAMYSVEDAHSLKLEPLAPECFYSERDSLLLLEDLNAVGFKMPDRLQGLNLDETVLAVEALARFHALSMDLPDLEELYPDTLYCGKDFEHASRYVANGVTALAAAVETWPGFRELGLRLRETARSAHARVVELLESKESPVLVLNHGDFWTNNIMFRRDAATGQPVNVRLLDFQMLRYGSPALDLQILFNTSVKEEVRHDLRDTVLKRYHDAFTRACKRIGRESHFSLEQLHAEMERNAFFGFLNACLMLPVVLAERGQPPDLGHLASNPDAKLDCHSVSRFRKQFQRILMESRELL; encoded by the coding sequence ATGGAACCAAACGGTGTAAAACGGTCGTGGATGGACGAAAATTTTATGTTGGATGTTTTGCGCACAGCGAATTCGTCTGGCTTAACCATTGATAAATTTGACGTCACAACAGCTCTGTCGCCAGGCAACAACTACATCAGCGAAATCTATCGTGTGATTATTGAAACTTCAGACCACCAAGTGCGCTCTGTGATCGTCAAGTGTTTACCGACCGCGGAATACAACTTGAAGTTTATAGCCGATTCGCGCCTATTTGAGAAAGAGACACTATTCTACAGTGAAACGCTGCCTGCTATGTATAGTGTTGAAGATGCTCATTCCCTCAAGCTGGAACCACTGGCTCCTGAGTGTTTTTACAGCGAACGTGACAGTCTCTTACTTCTCGAAGACCTCAACGCTGTCGGGTTCAAAATGCCAGATAGGCTGCAGGGACTGAACCTTGACGAAACAGTTCTGGCAGTCGAAGCACTTGCGCGATTTCATGCGTTATCCATGGATTTACCTGATTTGGAGGAGCTGTACCCGGACACACTGTACTGCGGCAAGGATTTCGAACACGCGTCTCGGTACGTTGCTAACGGCGTTACAGCGCTTGCAGCGGCTGTCGAGACCTGGCCTGGGTTTCGTGAATTGGGTCTTCGATTAAGGGAAACAGCAAGAAGTGCGCATGCACGTGTTGTGGAGCTTCTGGAATCGAAAGAGTCACCCGTGCTAGTGTTGAACCACGGTGACTTCTGGACCAACAATATAATGTTCCGTCGAGACGCAGCGACTGGCCAGCCGGTCAACGTCCGCTTACTCGATTTCCAAATGTTGCGGTACGGATCGCCCGCTCTTGATCTACAGATTCTTTTTAACACTAGTGTGAAGGAGGAGGTACGCCATGATCTTAGGGATACAGTACTGAAACGGTACCACGATGCTTTCACTCGTGCCTGCAAACGAATAGGACGGGAGTCCCATTTTTCATTGGAGCAGCTGCATGCAGAAATGGAAAGAAATGCATTCTTTGGTTTTTTAAATGCATGTCTCATGTTGCCTGTGGTTTTAGCTGAGAGGGGACAGCCTCCAGATTTAGGGCATTTGGCATCCAATCCGGATGCAAAGTTGGACTGCCATTCTGTGTCGAGGTTTAGAAAACAATTTCAACGGATTCTTATGGAGTCGAGGGAACTTTTGTGA